The sequence below is a genomic window from Brevibacillus laterosporus.
GTTAATCAAATCTAAAGAGAAGTCTTCAGCTTGGTCTCTTTGATCTAGTGTGGTGTGATTTCCCTTTGGCCATTCATTAGAATTAGAAGTGACCTCTTTCAATACCGATTCCTTATTATTTTCCATTTCAATTCTTGCCACTAACTCTTCAAGAGCTGTTATCGCTACTTCTTTCAATTCTTCATTATTTGTGATGTCTATATAATACTCCAATGTGGAAATTGCTTCAGAATCACCTATCATAGCCAAGGTACGGATAACCGTTTCCTTAGATTCTTCCTTGCCATGTTGTAGGGCCCATAGCATAGAGGCTCTTACCATCGGATTATATTTAAAATCCTCTGCTGTAATAGGAGCTTGGTTCATCTCCATTTCTTTGAGCGGGTGATGGTAGTGATAAGGAATATTTTCTTTAGGCATCCCATGTAAGGCTTTCTTTGCTTTTTCTAAATAGTATTGAGCAATGCCTGCTTCAGGATCCATCTGGTGTACTTTTTTCCACCATTTTATCGCCTGTTGATATCGTTCTGATAAATAAGCCGAGGTTGCCGCATAGTGGTAAGTAGACACATCATGTAGCATAGGCTGTCTCAAGATTTTTTGGTACAGCTTACAGGCTTCCTCATGCTGGCCTAATACTCCCATTGTCGTGGCAAGTTTGTACATATGATCATAATGAAAAGGTTGAATTTTTTTCAGGCGAGCGATAATGGGAACTAATTCAGCCCATTTATTGTGATGGGAAAGTAATACGGCCATATTACAAATGGCATGCAAATTACCCGGATCCTTTTCCAAAGCTAATTCAATCGTATCCATAGCCTTATCAAAATCACCGATATAATAGTAGGCCAGCGCTAAGTTATTCCATGCAGGCATGAAATCAGGATACTCTTTAACTAAGCTGTTCAAACAATCAACAGCTTGCATAAATTTCCCTTCCTCTAGCTTTTTACGAGCCTCTTCATGCTGTATAACCATTTCTTCATCTTCTTGTGGTTCCAGTGGATTGCGTGGCGGTAAATCTAGTTCAAAGTATATATAATGAAGTAAATCTTGCGCTTCTTCCGCATAAACTCCATCGGCTTCACAAGCCAAATATTTAACAGCCATATCAGCTGCCATTTCAAAGTCATCCATATTCGCATAATTGTTTGCTAGAAAAAAATATACATCAACCAACGACGAGTCAATT
It includes:
- a CDS encoding tetratricopeptide repeat protein — encoded protein: MNKNEQERRGVITSFQQDANFFANWGMRSLQRNNFTKALQCFDRALEIEPANAVHHCNKASVLAEMGKFEDSNDILHSVIEKIDSSLVDVYFFLANNYANMDDFEMAADMAVKYLACEADGVYAEEAQDLLHYIYFELDLPPRNPLEPQEDEEMVIQHEEARKKLEEGKFMQAVDCLNSLVKEYPDFMPAWNNLALAYYYIGDFDKAMDTIELALEKDPGNLHAICNMAVLLSHHNKWAELVPIIARLKKIQPFHYDHMYKLATTMGVLGQHEEACKLYQKILRQPMLHDVSTYHYAATSAYLSERYQQAIKWWKKVHQMDPEAGIAQYYLEKAKKALHGMPKENIPYHYHHPLKEMEMNQAPITAEDFKYNPMVRASMLWALQHGKEESKETVIRTLAMIGDSEAISTLEYYIDITNNEELKEVAITALEELVARIEMENNKESVLKEVTSNSNEWPKGNHTTLDQRDQAEDFSLDLINTSHKQTITDQVEFIITEQLSSPTDQEKREWMIHQWKYYISQKEQIQVRKLEAWAAALDYLYERAKGIHKISQNSIAEQYGVSKSTLTKCLRALSYID